The genomic interval TGCACTCCGCTGGGATTGGCGAACTATGAATGCAAGTCCCAGATTCGCAACGTCCGAATTCGCCGCTTGAAACCATCCGAAATCACCAAGCCAGAGTCGGACGACGACAACGCGAACTGACGCTCGATATGAACTCACCAGATTCTGACACTCCCATGATCGATGTCGACCAGCATTGGATGACGCGAGCATTGGAGTTGGCCCATCAAGCCGTCGAGTGCGACGAAGTTCCCGTCGGTGCGATCATTGTTCGTGACCACTCCATCATCGGAGCGGCCATGAACCAACGCGAAACGCTCAAGGACCCCACCGCGCACGCGGAAATGATTGCGATCACCCAAGCGGCCGCAGCAATGGAAGATTGGCGTCTGGAGAAGACGACTCTGTATGTCACGCTGGAACCCTGCGTGATGTGCGCCGGCGCCATCCTGCAATCCCGAGTTCCCCGCGTGGTCTTTGGCGCGTCGGACCCCAAAGGCGGCGCGGTCACAAGTCTGTACGAATTGCTCAACGACAACCGCCTGAATCACCGTTGCGCCGTCACGGGAGGAATCTTAGCCGGCCCGTGCGGTCAAATCCTGACGGACTTCTTTGCCAGCAAACGCCAGGTCGGGCGACGCCCCTCTGCGGGGCGTTTGGACGTGTGAAACTGTGCCGGTTTTGCAGATTCTCGCATTTTTGCCATTTCTGTCAGCAAAGAAACTAAGCCTCGGCAAACCGACCGTCCGATACTACCGTCACAACCCGAACTTCCAACAGGTTCGACACTCCGCAAGAGCAATTTCGTGAGCACCAGTTTGATGCTTCGGATATCGGCGGCGAGGTCGTGTTCCAGAAAGAAACGATCGTGGGGGGACGTGACCTGGGTCACGCACCAATCGATTTCGGGCGCCCAAATCCATGGCACGCGATGATTGAATCATCCGTGCTGCAAGAAACTTGATACAGATGGTGGAACAGCAATGTCGGTACGGAAGCTGACGGCGAGTTTATTAACTGCCCTTTTGATGCTGAGCGGATTCGCAACCGCATCGGTCTCTGCACAGGAACACTTTCCCGCTGCAGATCCCCTTGCGTTTGATCCCGACTTTCGTTGGTTCGAGCCCATCTATGACATGGACTTGGCCGACCTCAAGCCCAAGCATCGAGCCAATACCGGTTGGTTTGCAACCTACGACCGACTGAACCTGTACGGTTCACGTCCTGAATTGAACGATCCCCAAGTTGCTGAAACCAAGTTGGACAGCGGTTGGGGCCATCGCTACGAAATCGGCTACATGTTGCCCGACGTAGACAGCGGCTGGCTTTTCAGCTCCGTTCAAAGCGGTGTCGGTGAGTTCTTCACCGTCGCACGTGAACGCGTCAACCGGGTCAACGAAGACGGATTTCAGCTGGGTGACGGCCTGGCCGGTCCACCCTTTGGATTCATCGTGCCCGCAGCCGACGACAACACACCCGGACTCAATACGCGGACGTACTTCGTCCAAGACACCGAGAACGTGTTCAGTTTCAACAGCTACGAACTGAGCAAGACTTGGCGAATGGAACCCTATCACTACGGCGGAATCATGGAGCCCATGGTCGGACTCCGCTGGTTCCGTATCGAAGACTTGGACTCGCGTCAAAACTACATTTCCTCGCTCGACATCGACCAGTCGATCGGCGGAAACCCGCCGCTGTCCGAATTCGGTGACGCGGTGGAGCAATTGACGACCAACCAATCGGTGACACAGAACGACACGCTGACCGCTCAATTGGGCTTCCGCTACACCAAGTTCCGTGATCGATTCACCTTCAGCAGCGATTTCCGAGCCTTTGCAGGCCACAACTGGCAGTGTGCTTACTCGACCACAGCAACTGAGATCACGATCTACGACGGCACCGGAGTTGGTTCGGAAGTGGATAATATCCTGTATCGTCAGACTCGCCCCATCTATGAACGCAACGAAGAGTTTGTGGTCGGATTCGATGTTCGCGGCGAAGTCGGATACCAGGTCAGCAAGATGATCAAAGTGCGAACGGGGTTCCAGCTGATCGACATGGCTCGCGGCATCTGGCGAGGCGGTTCCAGCGCCAGCGGGGTCAACCCACTGGGCGGAGGCGACAACGATCAAGACCTGTTGCTCGTGGGTGCAACCTTCGGCATCGAGCTGAATCGATAGCCGCTCAGCAGACACGTCGCCCCACCATCAAAAAAAGCCGCGTCGAGGACTCGTCCTCAACGCGGCTTTTTTCGTTGTGTGTGGTAAATACCAAAGTCGCTTTGGCAGGATGACTTTGGCAGGGCAAGTGGCCAATCTCACGCTTCATGCATGAAGAATCGGTTCCTTGATTCTCAGGCTTTCGCAGCCAACTCTCGCAGTTCGTCCAACTCCTGTGCCAAGCGGTGACGCAGCGGGCTCTCTGGACGCAACTCTTCTTCTAACAACACCTCAGCTCGATCAAATGTTTCTTCCCTGCGCTCAGGGGTAGCCATCAGTTCTCGAAACATTTTCTCAACGGTGGACTCGGTAAGCAAAACAATCTCCTTGCATGGACCAAATCGAAACGGGACTTCCAGTCGAATGCCTGCCGACGAAGCATTCTGTCGCCATACCGGGAGCCGTCCGATCCTATACCAATTCTAAAATCACTTTCCCGTCCCGCAAGGGCTAACTCGGGCGGAACCTGAGGGTATTCGCTCTCCGCATCTGCACCCGAATTGCAGATCGCAATCTTTACCGACATCAAGATCGTAGGTTGGCCACTCTTTGCCGACAGTTCACACTCGCATTTCACACTCGAAAGGGCAAGAGTGCCCACTGTCAACTTTCCCACGGTACCCGGGGGAGATCGCGCTCAGCCATTCAGGCGAATACGAGGGAGTCGGGCTATCTGCGAAAACCACCGATTGACAATGGCAAAACGCTTGGCGAGGCACGCTATCGACTTGGAAAGTCGAGCGACGATTGTCGTTCGACTTTCCAAGTCGAAAACGAACACCACCATCCGCCCAAACACAAATCATCCGCCTTGTGCCATCGGCGCAACGCTTACGTCCCCAGCCGCGCCGGGAGACGTGACAGAACCGTGGCTAACGCCAAAACGGCTAACCCCAAAATCAAGACCGGACGATGCACTAGCCCGCTTCTTCATCCAACAATGCGATCGGATACGACCCAAGCACCTCCAAACGCGTCGTTTGGCCGCGTAACGACTCGACGGCATGAAGCACACTTTTGTGCCGAATGTGCCCGGTCAGCTCGACAAAGAACAGATACTCGCTGCGCGACTGAGGCGACGGAAAGGATTCGATCCAAGTCAGATTGAGACTTTGGTCTCGAAAGATGGTCATCACTTCGGCCAGGGCCCCCGGTCGATGCGGCACTTGAAAGAGGATCGATGTCTTGTCGTTGCCCGTGGGCTCAGGTTCATCGGTCCCCAAAACCGCGAATCGCGTAACGTTGTTGGCGTTGTCCTCGATGTTTTCGCCGATCACGTTCAACCCGTACTTTCGACCAGCCGGCAAACTGGCCACGGCCGCTACGCCGGGCGTATCAGCCGCGTGCATCGCCGCCGCGGTCGTGCTGCTGACCTCCACCAACTTGGCTTGGGGCAAATTTCCTGCAAGCCACATGCGACATTGTGACAACGCTTGCGGTTTGCTCTGCACTTCACGGATTTCTTCTCGCGGACTGAGCGAAAGCAAATTGTGGTGAATCGGCAGCAGGACTTCCCCGCAGATTCGCATGTGTCGCCTGACAAACATGCCCAAGGTGTCGACCACACGCCCGTCGGTGCTGTTTTCGATGGGCACTAGGCCACTGCGCGAGTCTCCGCGGTGAACCGACTCAAACACCGCCGCAATCGTCGCCACCGGAGCGAAATTCGCACCTTCGCCAAAGTACTTCATGGCAGCCAGATGGCTGTAGCTGTACTGAGGGCCAAGAAACGAAACGTATTGTGAATCCACTGCGGCACGACAAGCACTTGCAATGTGCTTGAGAGTTTCCGAAATCATCGGCCGATCCAGAACGCCGGTTTGCGAACACTCGGCGGCCAAGGCTTCGATGCGTGAAAACTCGGCCTGGGTGGTCTCCCGATCCGGCTGCTGTGCGACCATGCGCGCGCGTCGGATCATCCACTGAGCGAGTTGATGATCGATGGAGTCGATCGATACTTGGGCATCGACGTCCTCGCCTTGCCTTTCTTCCTCGGAATGCGTGCGATCGTTGGTGGTCATTTCCGAACATCCATCACAAAAAAGAGACTGAGGGCAGTGCGTCATGTCGGTTTCTTGCTGCCCAGCCGCGTTGCCGGGCAATCAAGCAGCAGTCTGCCATCAGCCTCGGGTTTGAAAAGCCCACGTGGCGACGAAAAAGCGGAATCTCATCGTCGCAATGCAGTTTCTGATCTTTGGACGGATCGACGCAATGAAAGCGACACAACGGAAAGCTGGACCTGCCTTTGCGGCTGAGCCGGCCTCCAGAACAAGTACACCCCGTGACAGCACCAACCGTTCTGTCATTTTGACATGGCCTCGGGTCCGACGGATCGACCCGTTTTTTGTTCCCTGCCAAAAAAGTGCTGGTGGACGCTGACACCCCGTCTGCTTTGACGGATTCCGCAATGTTTTGCGAGGTTTTGTCCGTGGTGAGCATTACGCGGAGAATCTTTTTCGAAAAAAAGCCGCCGACTGGCACACCCTTTGCCACTGCTTGGTCCTTCGACACGGCAGGGCGAAATCGACAGCCCCGCCAATACGAGCCGCCAGCCGTATGAAACCGAGTTGGCGGAAACACGCATTCCAGCAGAACACTGTTTTTACTCTGCCAATGCCCTCTCATCCCTGAGCCGCAACCCAACGGAGCTGCGACGGATGGCTGGCACATCGGCGAGGCCAACATCAGCGTCAGGAGATTACGAAATGGCACAAGGCGAAAAGATCATCGGAATTGACTTGGGGACCACCAACAGCGTTGTCGCGGTGATGGAGGGTAGCGAGCCCAAGGTCATTCCCAATCCCGAAGGCAACCGACTGACTCCCAGTGTCGTCGCTTTCACGGACAAGAAAGAAACCATTGTGGGCGAACCCGCGCGTCGCCAAGCGGTGACCAACCCACAACGCACGGTTTACTCGGCCAAGCGTTTCATGGGACGTCGTCACCATGAGGTCGAGTCGGAAGAAAAGATGGTGCCCTACGGCGTGACCGGTGCCGCCGATGAATACGTCAAAATCAAGGTCGGTGACGAAGAGTACACCCCCCAGGAAATCTCCGCCAAGGTCCTGCGTAAACTGAAGGAATCCGCCGAGTCTTACTTGGGTCACAAGGTCAGCAAAGCCGTCATCACGGTCCCGGCCTATTTCAACGACGCCCAACGTCAGGCGACCAAGGACGCCGGACAGATCGCGGGCCTCGAAGTCGCTCGGATCATCAATGAACCGACCGCCGCCGCTCTGGCCTACGGCCTGGACAAGAAGAAAGACGAACGCATCATCGTGTTCGACCTCGGCGGTGGTACCTTCGACGTCTCGGTCCTCGAAGTCGCCGACACGGGTGACGACGAACAAGAAAGCCGAGTGTTCCAAGTGATCAGCACCAACGGTGATACGCACCTCGGTGGCGATGACTTTGACGAAGCTCTGATTCACTACGTCGCCGACTCCTTCAAGAAAGACAACGCGATCGATCTTCGCAACGACCCAATGGCTCTGCAACGTCTGCAGGAAGCCTGCGAGAAGGCGAAGAAGGAACTCAGCACGTTGCCCGAAACGGACATCAACCTGCCGTTCATCACGATGGACCAGTCGGGACCCAAACACTTGACGATGAAAATCACTCGCAGCAAGTTCGAGGAACTCATCGACCCGCTGGTCTCCCGCTGTAAACAGCCCGTCATGCAGGCTTTGGAAGACGCAGGCATCAAGCCGAGTGAAATCGACGAGATCGTGTTGGTCGGCGGCAGCACCCGCGTGCCCATGGTCCGCGATATGGTCAAATCGATCTTCGGCAAAGAACCGCACCAAGGAGTCAACCCCGACGAAGTTGTCGCGGTGGGCGCCGCCATCCAAGGCAGCGTGCTCGCCGGAGACCGTACCGACGTGTTGTTGCTGGACGTCACCCCGCTGACTCTCGGTATCGAGACCGAAGGCTCGGTGATGACCCCATTGGTCGAGCGTAATACGACGATTCCGGTGGAAAAGAAGAACGTCTTCAGCACCGCCGCGGACAATCAAACCGCAGTGACCGTTCGTGTGTTCCAAGGCGAACGCAAAATGGCGGCACACAACCGACTACTCGGCGAGTTCAACCTCGAAGGCATCCCCGCACAACCGCGTGGCGTTCCTCAAATCGAAGTCAAATTTGATATCGACCAGAACGGTATCCTCAGCGTTTCAGCCAAAGAACTGAAAACGGGCAAGGAAGCGTCGGTCGAGATCAAGGAAGCCGGCGCGCTGAGCGAGGAAGACATCGAGAAGATGAGAAAGGACGCCGAAGTCAACGCGGAAGAAGATCGTCGTCAGTTCGAATTGGCCGAAGCTCGCAATCGTGCAAACCAACAGATTCATCAGTTGGAAAAGGAGATGACCGAGAACGCGGACAAGTTGAGCGACGACGACAAGGAACCGTTGACCAAAGCGATCGAAAAAGTCAAAACCGCAGCACTGGGCGAAGACAAAGACGCGATCAAGCAGGCGACGGACGAGTTGACGATGGCCCAACAAGCGTTCAGCAAAGTGCTGTACGAAAAGGCCGCCAGCAGCGAATCCGCTAACCCGTCCGCTGCCGGTGCGGCGACCGGAGATTCGGACGACGATGACGCCATCGATGCCGATTTCGAAGTCAAAAGCTGACATTGATTCATTCGGTTGGCAACGTGAATCGCTCTCAAAATGATCGATTCACGCTGGGCAACTGAATCCCAGACCCACCGAGTTTGCAAGGCGGGCCTCAGGGCCCGTCTTTTTTTGCGCCTCCTCCGAAATCCATTCCCACCCCATTTCTCGCCCCCATCTCTCGCCCCACGACGTTTCTTTTCCTGAGACACGCGCTATCGCACGGCGGTCCGACTAGGAGTTTTCACGATGACGTTTCGATTTGACAAACTGACCACCAAAGCACAATCGCTGGTCGCGGACGCTCAAGGCCGCGCGGGCGAATCGGGTACTCCCGAGATTTCACCGCTGCACCTGATGGCAGCCATGCTGGCCGAAACTGATGGCATCACCCGACCGCTCATGAGCAAAATGAAGGTCGACCAACAGCAATTACAAGGACTCGTCGACAGCGAGATCGCCAAACTGCCCAGGGTCAGCGGTGGCCGACAGGCCGGCATCTCCGCGGAACTGCAAAATGTGTTCAACGAAGCCGCCAAGGTGGCGCAGTCGCTCAAAGACGAATACGTCAGCACCGAACACTTGTTGATGGGGCTCGCCAAAGCCGACAACAAGGTCAAGAAACTGCTGAGTCTCTGCGGCGTGACTGCCGACGATGTGCTCAAAGCGATGAGCCAAGTCCGCGGTTCAGCTCGCGTGACCGATCAGAACGCGGAAGACACTTACCAGGCTCTCGAGAAATACGGCATCGACCTCACCCAGCTCGCCGCCGCCGGAAAACTGGATCCCGTCATCGGACGTGACAACGAGATCCGCCGCGTGATCCAAGTCCTCTCTCGCCGCACCAAAAACAATCCGGTGCTGATCGGACAGCCCGGCGTCGGTAAAACGGCGATCGCCGAAGGCTTGGCGCTGCGGATTTTTGAGGGCGACGTGCCCACGAGCTTGAAAGAAAAACGGGTGATCGCGTTGGACATGGGAGCACTCGTTGCCGGGGCCAAATTCCGCGGCGATTTCGAAGAGCGTCTCAAAGCGGTCTTGCGCGAAGTGAAAGACTCCGACGGACAAGTCGTCTTATTCATCGACGAGTTGCACTTAGTTGTCGGTGCCGGTAAAGCAGAGGGTTCCGCCGACGCCGCCAATTTGCTCAAACCAGAACTCGCCCGCGGCGCGCTACGCTGCGTCGGCGCGACGACGTTGGACGAGTACCGTCAGTTCATCGAGAAAGACGCTGCGCTGGAACGACGCTTCCAACCGGTCTACGTCGATCAACCGTCGGTCGAAGACACCATCGCGATCTTGCGAGGTTTGAAATCACGCTACGAGTCGCACCACGGCGTTCGCATCACGGACAACGCCTTGGTTGCCGCAGCGACCCTCTCGAATCGGTACATCACCGACCGCTTCCTGCCCGATAAAGCGATCGACCTCGTCGATGAAGCCGCCAGTCGATTGGCGATGGAAAAGGAAAGCGTGCC from Stieleria varia carries:
- the tadA gene encoding tRNA adenosine(34) deaminase TadA, with translation MIDVDQHWMTRALELAHQAVECDEVPVGAIIVRDHSIIGAAMNQRETLKDPTAHAEMIAITQAAAAMEDWRLEKTTLYVTLEPCVMCAGAILQSRVPRVVFGASDPKGGAVTSLYELLNDNRLNHRCAVTGGILAGPCGQILTDFFASKRQVGRRPSAGRLDV
- the pheA gene encoding prephenate dehydratase translates to MTTNDRTHSEEERQGEDVDAQVSIDSIDHQLAQWMIRRARMVAQQPDRETTQAEFSRIEALAAECSQTGVLDRPMISETLKHIASACRAAVDSQYVSFLGPQYSYSHLAAMKYFGEGANFAPVATIAAVFESVHRGDSRSGLVPIENSTDGRVVDTLGMFVRRHMRICGEVLLPIHHNLLSLSPREEIREVQSKPQALSQCRMWLAGNLPQAKLVEVSSTTAAAMHAADTPGVAAVASLPAGRKYGLNVIGENIEDNANNVTRFAVLGTDEPEPTGNDKTSILFQVPHRPGALAEVMTIFRDQSLNLTWIESFPSPQSRSEYLFFVELTGHIRHKSVLHAVESLRGQTTRLEVLGSYPIALLDEEAG
- the dnaK gene encoding molecular chaperone DnaK encodes the protein MAQGEKIIGIDLGTTNSVVAVMEGSEPKVIPNPEGNRLTPSVVAFTDKKETIVGEPARRQAVTNPQRTVYSAKRFMGRRHHEVESEEKMVPYGVTGAADEYVKIKVGDEEYTPQEISAKVLRKLKESAESYLGHKVSKAVITVPAYFNDAQRQATKDAGQIAGLEVARIINEPTAAALAYGLDKKKDERIIVFDLGGGTFDVSVLEVADTGDDEQESRVFQVISTNGDTHLGGDDFDEALIHYVADSFKKDNAIDLRNDPMALQRLQEACEKAKKELSTLPETDINLPFITMDQSGPKHLTMKITRSKFEELIDPLVSRCKQPVMQALEDAGIKPSEIDEIVLVGGSTRVPMVRDMVKSIFGKEPHQGVNPDEVVAVGAAIQGSVLAGDRTDVLLLDVTPLTLGIETEGSVMTPLVERNTTIPVEKKNVFSTAADNQTAVTVRVFQGERKMAAHNRLLGEFNLEGIPAQPRGVPQIEVKFDIDQNGILSVSAKELKTGKEASVEIKEAGALSEEDIEKMRKDAEVNAEEDRRQFELAEARNRANQQIHQLEKEMTENADKLSDDDKEPLTKAIEKVKTAALGEDKDAIKQATDELTMAQQAFSKVLYEKAASSESANPSAAGAATGDSDDDDAIDADFEVKS